The DNA window GACCCGCGATCCGCTGGCCCCCTTGGTCGATATCGTTGTTCCCACGTGGAACCGCGCGCATCTGATCGCGGGCGCGATCCGCGCCGCGCTGGATCAAAGCTGGTGGAACATCCGCGTCACGGTGATCGACGATGCCAGCACCGATGCCGCCCAGGATGCGGTGGTGCCGTTCCTGTCGCATCCGAAGTTCAACTATGTCCGGCTGGGCCGCAATCTGGGGACGGCGCAGGCCAAGAATGCGGGTCTTTTGCTGACCGATGGCGATGCCGTCACCTTTCACGATTCCGACGACATTCCGCATCGCGACAAGGTTCTGCGTCAGGTCCGGGTGCTGAGCGCGCAGCATATCGGCGCGGATGGCTGTCTCAACTGGGCGATGGCCGACAAACGCGCGGGTCAGACCCTGCAGGTCGGCGTGGTGCTGACGCATCACGAGTTGATCCTGCCCGACGGGCGGCGGGTCGAGATCCGGCGCGATCTGTCGTTGCTGGACGATGTGTTTCCCAATCTGCAGATGGGCAGCCAGGTGCCGGGCGAATGGACACACATCAATTCGGGCCTGTTCCGCGCCGACGTGTTCGCCCGCCTGGGCGGGTTCGAGGACTGCATCGAGGAGGATCGAGAGTTGCGCAACCGCCTGATCCTGAACGGCGAGATCGTCTGGATCGTGCCCGAATTGCTGCTGACCAAGATCGAGACGCCGGACAGCCTGACGCAATCGGCGCGGTCAGATTACGACAGCGCCCGGCGGCGGGCGGATCGGCAGATGGTCTGGCAGAAGGTCGCGGTCTGGCGCGACAGCCGCCGCGTGGACCCGGTTCCGGTGGACATTCCCGATCTGGATGTGCGCCTTGTCAGCAACCCCGCCCTGCTGCGCCGCCGCGACATGCCGGTCAGCCCCGCCACGGCCGCGCGGCTGGACCGCATCCTGCCCCGGACGGTGGCCGCGCAATGACGGTGCTGCGCCATCGCGCGCGCCTTCGCGTCGCCATCGTCGATACGTGCAGCGCGAAGGGATACGATCTGCCCGATCTGGCCGCGCACGGGCTGGGCGGGACCGAGGCCACGATCCTGCGCGTCGCCGTGGCGCTGGCGCCACAGTTCGGCGTCACGCTGTATCAGAACGGACGCGCGGCGCAGGCCCTGTCGCGGGCGGGCCGGCTGTGTCCGCTTGCGGCGGCGTTCGCGGGTGCGGGGGCCGATGTCATCGTCGTCGTCAACCGCTGGAAGGTCGCGCTGAAGCTGCGCAGGCGGCATCCGGACACGCCGATCTTTCTGTGGCTGCATGTCCATCCGGGCCGCCACAACCGCGCCATGGGCGCAGCGCTGCGATCTGCGGATATCGCGGTGATCTGCGTGTCGGCCAGCCATGCCCGCACGCTGACCGCGTTTCTGGGGCCGCAGGCGCTGCCCCGGATCGGCTTCATCCACAACCCCATCGCCGACGATCTGCACCCCGACGACACGCCGCGCGATCCGGACCTGCTGCTGTTTGCAAGCTCGCCCCACAAGGGGCTGACCGAGGTGTTCGGGCAGTTCCGCACGCTGCGCGCCAGCCTGCCGAAACTGCGGCTGGCGGTGGCCGATCCGGGCTATCTGCGGTGGGCGACCGGGCCGGCGCCCGAAGGCGTGGTCTTTCTGGGCGCGCTGCCGCATCCGGCGCTGATCGCGCAGATGCGGCGGGCGCTGTGCCTGTTCTATCCGCAGACCGGGTTTGCCGAAACCTTCGGGCTGGTGCTGGCCGAGGCGAATGCGGTGGGCACGCCGGTGCTGGTCCATGACGGGCTGGGTGCCAATGCCGAGATCGTGCGCGATCCAGCGCAGCGCGTGGACGGGCACGATCCCGACCAGATCCGCGCCCGGATCGAGGCCTGGCGGCGCACCCCGCCTTGCGCAACGCCCGATCCCGCGTTCAGACTGCGCCGTGTCGCGCAGGACTGGGCGCGGCTTTTGTCGGGGGCGATGCGCACCCCCGCCGCAGCGACGCAAATCGTGGAACACCATGCCTGACGCCGAAGCCACCTTCATCACATCCCCCGCAGCGCAAGCCGGCCCCGTCCCGGCCCGCGTGCTGGCGGCGCTGTCGGCCGCCGCCGACGCCGAGGAGCGCGGCGCCGCGCCCATCGCGGCGTCCGTCGACCTGCTGCGCCGGGCCGGTCTGCTGGAGGATGACGGCACGGCCGATCCCGCGCGCACCGCGCGGGCGCTGATGCAGGTGGGCGGGGTCAATCTGTCGGTGGGCCGGTTGTGGGAAGGCCATGTCAACGCGCTGCACCTGATTCGCCTGCGGGGAACGTCGGCGCAGCGCGACCGCGTGCGCAAGTGGCTGGCGCAGGGTGCCCTGTTCGGCGTCTGGGGCGCGGACGGCGTGCCGCCGGTCACGCTGTCGCCCGGCGGCGCGCAGCTGGTGGGGGTCAAGAATTTCGCCTCGGGGCTCGGCACGCTGAGCCATGCGCTGGTCACGGTTGGGTCGGGGCCGGATGTGCGCCTGGCGCTGATCGAGGTGCGCGCCGGCGACCGTGCCGACCTGTCGGGCTGGACCGTGCCGGGGATGCGGGCGACCGCGTCGGGCAGTTTCGACATGACCGGCATCGAGCCGGGGCCGGACGGGTGGATCGGCGGGCCGGGCGATTACCTGCGCGAACCCTCGTTCGTCGGCGGCGTCTGGCGCATCGCGGCGTTGCAGGCCGGCGCGTCGGCGGGGCTGGTTGACCGGGCCGCGGCATCGCTGCGCGAGACCGGGCGACTGGCGGCCGAGGCGCAGAAGACGCGGCTGATGACCGCGCTGATGCGGGTCTGGGCGGGCATGGCGCTGACCGAACGCGCCGCTGTCGCCGCATCCGATCCCGCGATCGCGGCCGAGGATGCGGTCAGCCTGTCGATCTCGGCCCGGCTGTTCACCGAAGAGGCCGCGCTGGCCGCCATCCACGCCGTCGAGCAAAGCCTTGGCCTGCGCCATTTCGCGCAAGGTTCGCCCACCGGGCGCATGGCGCGGGACCTGTCGGTCTATCTGCGGCAGGCGGCGCGCGATGCGTTGCTGCAACAGGCGGCCGATCACGTGCTGGGCCGCGATGGCGGCATCGGGGGCCTGCCCGCATGAACGACGCATCCGCAACACGATTGGCCGGTGTGTTCCAGGGGCGCGAACCGCTGGTCGTGCTGGCGCCGCATCCCGACGACGAATCGCTGGCCTGCGGTGCGCTGCTGGCGCGGGGCTTTGCCGGCGCGGGGGCGCATGTCATCTGCCTGACCGATGGCAGCGCCAGCCATCCGGCGTCACGGCAATGGCCACCCGACCGGCTGGCGGCGCGGCGGCGGGCCGAGTTGTCCGAGGCCGTCAGCCGGCTTGGCGGCGCCAAGACCGACCTGACATGGCTTGGCCTGCCCGACAGCCGCCTGCATCTGGCCGACCCGATGCGCGTGGCGGAGGATCTGGACCGGATCGTCACGGGGCTTGGCGCGGCGCATGTCTTCGTGCCCGCCATCGAGGATCATCACGCCGATCACAAGGCGACATTCCGCATCGCCCTGATCCTGCGGCAGCGGCGGCCCGATCTGACATTCCATGCCTATCCGGTCTGGTCGCGGTGGGACGAGCCCGATTTCGCAGCCATGATCGCCGCCCGCGATCCGGTATTCGTGCCGCCGGGCCGCATGGCCGGCCGGAAACGCGCCGCGATCCACGCGCATCGCACGCAGATGGGCCGGATCGTGCGGGACGATCCGTTCGGATTCGTGCTGCCGGACGCGATGATCCGGCGGTTTCTGGACGAGGACGAGATTTTCTGGAGGATGCCGGCATGAGCGTGGGACGCGATCATCTGCTGTCGGTCTATGCCCAATCGTCGGACCCGTGGAATTTCGCCACAAGCGCCTATGAGCAGCAGAAATTCGCGGCGACCTGCGATGCGCTGCTGCGCCCACGCTATCGCGCGGCGTTCGAGTTGGGGTGCGGCAACGGGCAGCTGGCGCGGCATCTGGTGGGACGGTGCGACCGCTATACCGGGATGGATGCGGTCGCCGTCGCGCTGGAGGCGGCGCGGCGCACGGTGCCGCAGGCGCGGTTCGTCCAGGGTTTCTATCCCTGCCCGCTGCCGGGCGACGGCTTCGATCTGCTGATCCTGTCCGAGATCCTGTATTTCCTCGATGCGCGCGACCTGCGCCGGCTGGCCGGCGACATTGCCGCGCAGTTTCCCTTGGCCGAGGTGATCTGCGTGACCTGGCTTGGCCCGACCGGGCACGAATTGCAGGGCGAACAGGCGCTGGCGATCTTTGCCGCGGCCCTGGAGACGCATGATTTCACCCTTGTGACGCGGCACGACCGGTATCGGATCGACCGCGCCCTGCCGAAGAAGCCCGTATGAGCCGGGCCTTGGACAAGGACATTGCCATCGTCATCCCGGCGCGCAACGAGGCGCGGCGCATCGGGGTCGCGCTGCGCGCGCTGGCCGGGCAGTCGCCGGACCGGGTGCGGGTATTCGTTATGATCAACAACACCACCGACGCGACCGCCCGCGTGGCACGGCGACAGGCTGCGCGATGCGGGCTGGATCTGACGATCGTTCAGCGCAGTCTGGACCCCGGCGAAGGCGTGGGCGCGGCGCGGCGGATCGGATGCGCGGCGGCGCTGCGCGGGATGCCCGGACTGCGCCATATCCTGAACACCGATGCCGACTGCATCGCCGCGCCGGACTGGGTCGCGCGCAATCTGGCGCATCTGCAGCGCGCCGACGCCGTCTGTGGCCGGATCGAGCCGATCAGCAGCGAGGCCGAGGTGCTGGCGCAGATGGACCCGGTCGCGGCACGGAACGAGGGCATCTATGCCGCGCTGGTCCGGGAATTCCATGCCCGGCACGCGCCGCATTGCGCGCATCTTGGCGGCACGCACGGACAGGCGGCGGGGGCCAGCCTGGCGGTGACGCGGGCCGCCTATCTTGCCGCCGGCGGCTTTGCGCCGCAGCCGTGCGGCGAGGATCGCGACCTTGTGCGACGGCTGGGCCAGACGCGGCGTCGGATCGTTCACGCCGACGACGTGATCGTGCAGGCATCCTGCCGCCTGACCGGGCGCGCCCAGGGCGGCATGTCCGATGCGTTGCGATGGCGCGTGGCCGGCGGCGATTACCTTGTGGATGACGGGCTGCCCCGCGCCGACACCCTGCTGAGTGCGCTGAAAACCGGCACTCTGGGCGCGTGGCCGCCGCTGGTGTCCGGGCAGGACCGGCTGCTGGCCAGCGAATTGCCGCGTCACATCGACATGCTGAGCGCCTGGCTGAACGATGGCCATATGCCCGCCGGTCCGCCCTGCTCCGAAAGCTCTGCGGCGGGGTCGCCGTCGCGCGCGTTCGCGACCGCCGCCAAGGGCTGAGCCGGCGCGGGAAAGCGTGGCTGTGGCCGGGCGGACACGGTTAACGCCACGCGCAGGACGCCGGGCACATGGCTGAAGACGCGGGTGCGTTTTCATGCAACCTGAACGCGAAATCAGGTTTGCGCGGGAATCAGCATGACCGTCTCTGCCTTCGACGTGAACGCGTTCGTCTACAACACGCGGTTGAGCGTTCCGCCGCCGGGCGCGTCGTCCACGGTGACGATGACCAATGTCGATGCGAACATCAACAAGCTGTATTATTCCACGATCTCGGCCAACGCGACGAACGACGCCAATGGCGACGGGCGGTTCAACGTGGGCGAGACGGTGACGCTGACCGATCATGTCGGATCGGCGCAGAACGTGGTGAAATCGGTCACCACCCTGAACGTTCTGGGCAGCGGCAGGTTTACCTGGACCAGTTCCCTTGCACCGGGATTCGGCGGGACGGCGGATGTGCTGGTCACGTCGGACGGGTCGAAAACCTATCTTGTCTTCGTGAACGGCGACCAGCGCTCGCATTACGACAACAACCACGATCGGACGGGGGCCAGCGGACCGCGCATCGGGGAGTTGATCAACAGTAGCACGCTGACATGGCGCGCGGTCGGCTATGAACCCGGCGAAGGTCCACTGTGTTTCGGGCGCGGCACGCTGATCGACACGGATCGCGGCGGCGTCGCGATCGAGCTTTTGCGCGTCGGCGACCGGGTTCTGACCCGCGACAACGGTGCGCAGCCGATCCGCTGGATCGGGTCGATGATCCTGACCGCAGGGGCGCTGGCCGCCGATCCCAGGCTGCGGCCCATCAAGATCACGGCGGACAGCCTGGGTGCCGGGCTGCCGGCGCGCGATCTGGTGGTCTCGCCCCAGCATCGGGTCGTCGTCCGTTCGAAGATCGCCAAGCGGATGTTCGACGCGGACGAGGTGTTCGTGCCGGCGGTCAAGCTGACGGCGCTGCCCGGCGTGTTCGTGGATACCGAGTGCGGCGAAGTCGAGTATTTCCACATGCTGTTCGACCGGCACGAAATCGTCACCTCGAACGGGGCGCAGACCGAAAGCCTGCATACCGGCAGGATCGCGCTGCGCAGCCTGTCCACTGCGGCGCGCGACGAAATCTTTGCGATCTTTCCCGAACTGGCAGAGACCGGGCAGGTCCGCGCGCTGGCCCGTCCGGTGCCCAAGGGGCGCGAAATCGGCGCATTGCTGCACCGCCACGTGAAGAACGCAAAGCCGTTGCAAGCGGCAGGCTGAGGGCGCGGCACACGGGCGGGCGCATCAAGCACCCATGCCCTCACGCGCTGTCAGGTCGTGAACAGATCCGCGTATTCCGCGCGCAGGGCGGCTTTTTGCACCTTGCCCATGGTGTTGCGCGGCAATTCGTCGATCACGATCACCTTCTTGGGCTGCTTGAACCGCGCCAGCCGGTCGGACAGGCCCGCCATGATCTGCTGCGGGTCGGGCGGGGTGGTGCGGTCGCGGGCGATCACCGCGACCACGCCTTCGCCGAAATCGGGATGCGGCACGCCGATCACGGCGCTTTCCAGAACGCCCGGCATCTCGTCGATCAGCAACTCGACCTCTTTGGGATAGATGTTGAACCCGCCCGAGATGATCAGATCCTTGCCGCGCCCGACGATCACGACATAGCCGTCCGGGTCGATCATGCCCAGATCGCCGGTCTTGAACCAGCCATCCGCGCCCAGCTCCTCGGCGGTCTTTTCGGGCATCCGCCAATACCCCTGGAAGACGTTGTCGCCGCGCACCTCGATCAGGCCGATTTCGCCCTGCGGCAGTTCGGCCCCGTCCTCGCCGGTGATCTTCAGTTCGACCCCCGGCAGCGGAAAGCCCACGGTACCCGCCCGCCTTTCCCCGTCATACGGGTTCGAGGTGTTCATGTTGGTTTCCGTCATGCCATAGCGTTCCAGGATGCGGTGCCCGGTGCGATCCTCGAACGCGCGATGCGTCTCGGCCAGCAGGGGCGCGCTGCCCGAGGTGAACAGCCGCATGTCGCGGACCAGATCGCCGGTGAAATCGTCGCGATCCAGCAGCCTTGTGTAGAAGGTCGGCACCCCCATCATCGCGGTCGCGCGCGGCAGCAGGCGGATCACCGTGTCGGCGTCGAATTTCGGCAGCCAGATCATCGCGCCGCCGGTC is part of the Paracoccus stylophorae genome and encodes:
- a CDS encoding acyl-CoA dehydrogenase, with the translated sequence MPDAEATFITSPAAQAGPVPARVLAALSAAADAEERGAAPIAASVDLLRRAGLLEDDGTADPARTARALMQVGGVNLSVGRLWEGHVNALHLIRLRGTSAQRDRVRKWLAQGALFGVWGADGVPPVTLSPGGAQLVGVKNFASGLGTLSHALVTVGSGPDVRLALIEVRAGDRADLSGWTVPGMRATASGSFDMTGIEPGPDGWIGGPGDYLREPSFVGGVWRIAALQAGASAGLVDRAAASLRETGRLAAEAQKTRLMTALMRVWAGMALTERAAVAASDPAIAAEDAVSLSISARLFTEEAALAAIHAVEQSLGLRHFAQGSPTGRMARDLSVYLRQAARDALLQQAADHVLGRDGGIGGLPA
- a CDS encoding glycosyltransferase family A protein, with the protein product MTRDPLAPLVDIVVPTWNRAHLIAGAIRAALDQSWWNIRVTVIDDASTDAAQDAVVPFLSHPKFNYVRLGRNLGTAQAKNAGLLLTDGDAVTFHDSDDIPHRDKVLRQVRVLSAQHIGADGCLNWAMADKRAGQTLQVGVVLTHHELILPDGRRVEIRRDLSLLDDVFPNLQMGSQVPGEWTHINSGLFRADVFARLGGFEDCIEEDRELRNRLILNGEIVWIVPELLLTKIETPDSLTQSARSDYDSARRRADRQMVWQKVAVWRDSRRVDPVPVDIPDLDVRLVSNPALLRRRDMPVSPATAARLDRILPRTVAAQ
- a CDS encoding SAM-dependent methyltransferase; the protein is MSVGRDHLLSVYAQSSDPWNFATSAYEQQKFAATCDALLRPRYRAAFELGCGNGQLARHLVGRCDRYTGMDAVAVALEAARRTVPQARFVQGFYPCPLPGDGFDLLILSEILYFLDARDLRRLAGDIAAQFPLAEVICVTWLGPTGHELQGEQALAIFAAALETHDFTLVTRHDRYRIDRALPKKPV
- a CDS encoding Hint domain-containing protein, producing MTVSAFDVNAFVYNTRLSVPPPGASSTVTMTNVDANINKLYYSTISANATNDANGDGRFNVGETVTLTDHVGSAQNVVKSVTTLNVLGSGRFTWTSSLAPGFGGTADVLVTSDGSKTYLVFVNGDQRSHYDNNHDRTGASGPRIGELINSSTLTWRAVGYEPGEGPLCFGRGTLIDTDRGGVAIELLRVGDRVLTRDNGAQPIRWIGSMILTAGALAADPRLRPIKITADSLGAGLPARDLVVSPQHRVVVRSKIAKRMFDADEVFVPAVKLTALPGVFVDTECGEVEYFHMLFDRHEIVTSNGAQTESLHTGRIALRSLSTAARDEIFAIFPELAETGQVRALARPVPKGREIGALLHRHVKNAKPLQAAG
- a CDS encoding PIG-L deacetylase family protein, with the protein product MNDASATRLAGVFQGREPLVVLAPHPDDESLACGALLARGFAGAGAHVICLTDGSASHPASRQWPPDRLAARRRAELSEAVSRLGGAKTDLTWLGLPDSRLHLADPMRVAEDLDRIVTGLGAAHVFVPAIEDHHADHKATFRIALILRQRRPDLTFHAYPVWSRWDEPDFAAMIAARDPVFVPPGRMAGRKRAAIHAHRTQMGRIVRDDPFGFVLPDAMIRRFLDEDEIFWRMPA
- a CDS encoding malonate--CoA ligase yields the protein MTNTLFDALMGPRKGEDRDFLILQNGAALSYDDIYRLSGQMANMLTQTGVQPGDRVAVQVEKSPQALALYLAAVRAGAVFLPLNTAYTAAEIGYFVGDAEPALVVCDPSRQARRDDFMPPEGRLMTLDADGRGSLSDAAAACPERHDPVARGGADLAAILYTSGTTGRSKGAMLSHDNLLSNARTLADAWRFTAQDVLLHALPIFHTHGLFVASNVSMLTGGAMIWLPKFDADTVIRLLPRATAMMGVPTFYTRLLDRDDFTGDLVRDMRLFTSGSAPLLAETHRAFEDRTGHRILERYGMTETNMNTSNPYDGERRAGTVGFPLPGVELKITGEDGAELPQGEIGLIEVRGDNVFQGYWRMPEKTAEELGADGWFKTGDLGMIDPDGYVVIVGRGKDLIISGGFNIYPKEVELLIDEMPGVLESAVIGVPHPDFGEGVVAVIARDRTTPPDPQQIMAGLSDRLARFKQPKKVIVIDELPRNTMGKVQKAALRAEYADLFTT
- a CDS encoding glycosyltransferase is translated as MTVLRHRARLRVAIVDTCSAKGYDLPDLAAHGLGGTEATILRVAVALAPQFGVTLYQNGRAAQALSRAGRLCPLAAAFAGAGADVIVVVNRWKVALKLRRRHPDTPIFLWLHVHPGRHNRAMGAALRSADIAVICVSASHARTLTAFLGPQALPRIGFIHNPIADDLHPDDTPRDPDLLLFASSPHKGLTEVFGQFRTLRASLPKLRLAVADPGYLRWATGPAPEGVVFLGALPHPALIAQMRRALCLFYPQTGFAETFGLVLAEANAVGTPVLVHDGLGANAEIVRDPAQRVDGHDPDQIRARIEAWRRTPPCATPDPAFRLRRVAQDWARLLSGAMRTPAAATQIVEHHA
- a CDS encoding glycosyltransferase → MSRALDKDIAIVIPARNEARRIGVALRALAGQSPDRVRVFVMINNTTDATARVARRQAARCGLDLTIVQRSLDPGEGVGAARRIGCAAALRGMPGLRHILNTDADCIAAPDWVARNLAHLQRADAVCGRIEPISSEAEVLAQMDPVAARNEGIYAALVREFHARHAPHCAHLGGTHGQAAGASLAVTRAAYLAAGGFAPQPCGEDRDLVRRLGQTRRRIVHADDVIVQASCRLTGRAQGGMSDALRWRVAGGDYLVDDGLPRADTLLSALKTGTLGAWPPLVSGQDRLLASELPRHIDMLSAWLNDGHMPAGPPCSESSAAGSPSRAFATAAKG